A window of Candidatus Gastranaerophilales bacterium contains these coding sequences:
- the pth gene encoding aminoacyl-tRNA hydrolase, translated as MKLIVGLGNPGDKYTNTRHNTGFIYINELANKWDCGFKFESKFKAEIAKTEKFGESILLAKPQTYMNLSGEAVRALLNFYKIDTEDIFIVYDDIAMPAGALRFRATGSDGGHNGIKSIIQNTGTQKFDRLKIGIGPQPTGMPSENFVLGKFTKDQIEPLTKAINSAMDATEEYLINGLNSAQCKYNCKG; from the coding sequence ATGAAATTAATAGTAGGACTCGGAAATCCGGGGGATAAATACACAAACACAAGACATAATACAGGTTTTATATACATAAACGAATTAGCCAACAAATGGGACTGTGGGTTTAAATTTGAATCAAAATTCAAAGCAGAAATCGCAAAGACAGAAAAGTTTGGCGAAAGTATTTTGCTCGCTAAACCGCAAACTTATATGAATTTGTCAGGGGAAGCGGTTAGAGCTTTATTAAATTTTTATAAAATAGATACAGAAGACATTTTTATCGTATATGACGATATTGCAATGCCGGCGGGGGCTTTGAGATTTAGAGCAACGGGCTCTGATGGGGGACATAACGGGATTAAATCAATTATTCAAAACACCGGCACTCAAAAATTTGACAGATTAAAAATAGGGATTGGCCCCCAACCTACAGGAATGCCCTCTGAAAATTTTGTACTGGGGAAATTTACAAAAGACCAAATTGAGCCACTGACAAAAGCGATAAATAGTGCTATGGACGCCACAGAAGAATACTTAATAAACGGTTTAAACAGTGCACAATGCAAATATAACTGTAAAGGTTAA
- the sppA gene encoding signal peptide peptidase SppA, producing MKKNVFAIIIISLCTLCLIVGLVTKNTNGEKYTNDSPKGKMSNAFKKSTNKIALVSLNGVIDSNSKTNAFSNEFTAQSTLKSLKMAGKDNEIRGIIIKMNTPGGTVGMSQCIYNEVLRIKKTKPVVVVMEDVAASGGYYIASAADRIFAMDGTLTGSIGVIFSTMNYHQLLTEKLAITPNVIKSGKYKDIGSPYRAMSSEDRKLLEGIVDDSYSQFISAIEKGRVTRNDKYTAHKQNLADKTLRKYADGRIFTGRQAYKLGFIDSLGDLTDAQNAIGTMASEKFGTGKDVILVPYTKTSTFAEAILGTTESIFTPKDYIESFIPTSIKLSKRPLYLWE from the coding sequence ATGAAAAAAAACGTATTTGCTATAATAATAATTTCATTATGCACATTATGCCTTATTGTAGGACTAGTGACCAAAAACACGAACGGCGAAAAATACACAAATGATTCGCCTAAAGGTAAAATGAGCAACGCCTTCAAAAAAAGTACCAATAAAATCGCTTTGGTTTCGCTCAACGGTGTAATTGATTCAAATTCTAAAACAAATGCTTTTTCCAATGAATTCACTGCTCAATCTACATTAAAATCTTTAAAAATGGCAGGTAAAGACAATGAAATAAGAGGCATCATAATAAAGATGAATACACCTGGGGGCACTGTAGGAATGTCTCAATGTATTTATAACGAGGTTTTAAGAATTAAAAAAACAAAACCAGTTGTAGTGGTGATGGAAGATGTTGCGGCAAGCGGAGGATACTACATAGCCAGTGCTGCCGATAGAATTTTTGCAATGGACGGGACTTTAACAGGTAGTATCGGCGTAATATTCTCAACAATGAATTACCACCAACTCTTGACCGAAAAACTTGCAATTACGCCGAACGTAATAAAAAGCGGAAAATATAAAGACATAGGCTCTCCTTATAGAGCAATGTCCTCTGAAGATAGAAAACTTTTGGAAGGAATTGTTGACGATTCTTATTCTCAATTCATTTCAGCTATAGAAAAAGGCAGAGTCACAAGAAACGATAAATATACTGCTCACAAACAAAATTTGGCCGACAAAACTTTAAGAAAATATGCTGACGGACGTATTTTTACAGGCAGACAAGCATACAAATTGGGATTTATTGACTCTTTGGGTGACCTAACAGACGCACAAAATGCCATAGGGACTATGGCTTCTGAAAAATTCGGAACAGGAAAAGATGTTATATTAGTACCCTATACAAAAACATCAACTTTTGCCGAAGCAATTTTAGGTACAACAGAAAGCATCTTTACCCCTAAAGATTACATTGAATCATTTATCCCGACAAGCATCAAATTAAGTAAAAGACCTCTTTATCTTTGGGAGTAA
- a CDS encoding phosphomannomutase/phosphoglucomutase produces the protein MAVTHKFTAFGKNDIRGIYEEDVTEELFYYVGKAYIKYLVKQSGQKAKDIWVSTVRDARLHSPSLSKALIKGVTHMGANVVDMGLAPTPMGYYSEFAGIPSTITNKQKIMGSLIVTASHNPKEYNGLKMTYNKASITENGIKEIKELTIDQISTDETAPRFGLTRKFDIIPEYIDSMTKQFPEIGKGIKVVVDSANATGGLVAPKLYNEYGCEVIELFSEPDGNFPNHHPNPSDEKTLEAIKAKVVETNADLGIAFDGDSDRVGVIDSKGNYLTGDKLLLIYALDVIKDLVKRGEKPAIVSEVKCSQVLYDTINNNGANAIMCKTGHGYIKDKMKETKAILAGEMSGHMFFKDRYYGFDDAIYGGSRIIEIVAKNKMQNPDFKLEDLLEPFTKVFTSTEVRYPCQNELKATVLKLLTKKIEDNKDVFGAPIKDIITLDGLRIVFADGFALIRQSNTEPVFTLRFEAKNKKQAEQYKKAMISMLEKCIKDCQ, from the coding sequence ATGGCTGTCACTCATAAATTTACAGCATTCGGCAAAAATGATATTCGAGGCATATACGAAGAAGACGTAACCGAAGAACTTTTTTATTATGTAGGTAAAGCTTACATTAAATATTTAGTAAAACAATCAGGACAAAAAGCTAAAGATATATGGGTTTCAACTGTAAGAGATGCAAGATTGCACTCACCTTCACTCTCCAAAGCATTGATAAAAGGTGTCACCCACATGGGAGCAAACGTAGTTGACATGGGGCTTGCACCAACACCGATGGGATATTATTCAGAGTTTGCAGGCATTCCGTCGACCATTACCAATAAACAAAAAATTATGGGGTCATTGATTGTCACGGCAAGCCATAATCCTAAAGAATATAACGGATTAAAAATGACTTACAACAAGGCTTCAATTACAGAAAACGGTATAAAAGAAATAAAAGAACTTACTATTGACCAAATATCAACAGATGAAACGGCTCCGAGGTTCGGTCTTACAAGAAAATTCGATATAATCCCTGAATATATTGACTCTATGACAAAACAATTTCCAGAAATAGGCAAAGGCATAAAAGTTGTTGTAGACAGTGCTAATGCAACTGGAGGACTGGTTGCTCCTAAACTATATAATGAATACGGTTGCGAGGTTATAGAGCTGTTTTCGGAACCTGATGGAAATTTTCCAAATCACCACCCAAACCCAAGCGATGAAAAAACCTTAGAAGCAATAAAAGCAAAAGTTGTTGAAACGAATGCTGATTTAGGCATTGCATTTGACGGAGATTCAGATAGAGTAGGGGTTATTGACTCAAAAGGAAATTATCTTACAGGTGATAAACTGCTATTGATTTATGCTCTTGACGTAATTAAGGATTTAGTCAAACGTGGCGAAAAACCTGCCATAGTGTCGGAGGTAAAATGCTCTCAAGTCTTATACGATACAATTAACAATAATGGTGCAAATGCAATCATGTGCAAGACCGGACACGGATATATCAAAGACAAAATGAAAGAAACTAAAGCAATTTTAGCCGGCGAAATGAGCGGACACATGTTCTTCAAAGACAGATATTATGGTTTTGACGATGCTATTTACGGCGGTTCCAGAATAATTGAAATAGTTGCAAAAAATAAAATGCAAAACCCTGACTTTAAACTTGAAGACTTACTTGAACCTTTCACAAAAGTATTTACATCAACAGAAGTCCGTTACCCATGCCAAAACGAGCTTAAAGCAACAGTATTGAAACTTTTGACAAAAAAAATCGAAGACAATAAAGACGTCTTTGGTGCTCCTATAAAAGATATAATCACATTAGACGGGCTTAGGATAGTCTTTGCAGACGGCTTTGCACTAATCAGGCAAAGCAACACAGAGCCTGTTTTTACATTAAGATTTGAGGCTAAGAATAAAAAACAAGCAGAACAATATAAAAAAGCAATGATTTCAATGCTTGAAAAATGTATAAAAGATTGTCAATAG
- a CDS encoding sugar ABC transporter permease: MKNSNFQTNKKDDSIFACCFLAPCILGSLIFIIIPILASFSLSFADWNLLDMPKFVGFKNYFELFSSQNFWQVFNNTVIFAIAVTILGTIVPLVLASILANKIRASEFFKTAYFLPFITPMIVIAMVWEWIFDPNIGLLNFILKTHISWLYEPATAMVAIVIVSVWKLVGYNMVIFLAGLSSINSNILEAAKMDGSGSCSTFFRITLPLLSPTIFFVLIITTISSFQVFDLIYLMTQGGPNNATNVLVFWLYQNAFEYFNIGKASAIAYVLFIFISVLTVIQWIIRKKWVYNE, translated from the coding sequence ATGAAGAACAGTAACTTTCAGACAAACAAAAAAGATGATTCTATATTTGCATGTTGTTTTTTGGCACCATGCATTCTGGGCTCGCTTATTTTTATTATCATTCCTATTTTGGCTTCGTTTTCATTAAGTTTTGCTGATTGGAATCTTTTAGATATGCCAAAATTTGTCGGTTTCAAAAATTATTTTGAATTGTTCAGCAGTCAAAATTTTTGGCAAGTGTTCAACAATACTGTGATTTTTGCAATTGCTGTGACCATTCTTGGGACAATCGTTCCTTTGGTTTTAGCTTCTATACTGGCTAATAAAATCAGAGCTTCAGAATTTTTTAAAACAGCATATTTTTTACCATTTATAACCCCAATGATAGTTATAGCAATGGTTTGGGAGTGGATATTCGACCCCAATATCGGGCTTTTAAATTTTATATTAAAAACACATATTTCTTGGCTTTATGAACCCGCTACGGCAATGGTTGCAATTGTTATCGTATCTGTTTGGAAATTGGTCGGCTACAATATGGTGATTTTTTTAGCAGGACTGAGTTCTATAAATAGCAATATATTAGAAGCTGCAAAAATGGATGGCTCTGGGAGTTGTTCCACATTTTTTAGAATAACATTGCCATTATTGAGTCCTACGATATTTTTTGTGCTAATAATCACAACAATTTCATCTTTTCAAGTATTTGACTTGATTTATTTAATGACGCAAGGTGGTCCAAATAATGCTACGAATGTTTTGGTATTTTGGTTATATCAAAATGCATTTGAATATTTTAATATAGGCAAAGCGTCTGCCATTGCCTATGTTTTGTTTATATTTATTTCTGTACTAACCGTAATTCAGTGGATTATTCGTAAAAAATGGGTTTATAACGAATAA